The following coding sequences lie in one Telopea speciosissima isolate NSW1024214 ecotype Mountain lineage unplaced genomic scaffold, Tspe_v1 Tspe_v1.0068, whole genome shotgun sequence genomic window:
- the LOC122647504 gene encoding uncharacterized protein LOC122647504, with product MKQKIDQDWNPEQFSRLNTIAITNSMKRVFVDFGLEPPASGDPESVLKFLEMLHDLILQKEFGATFLVAANEILASIASVFEKRTGLSIGMETTNTPSTPARLIKSLSTLRGFMVDSHFFIDGSVIVRDFCLMNEDDLPVIFRDSAADVAELKQKEIGAKSIDNIDRNSIFCGYFNIPTVGMFKAVLTRVHFNLPDEIMVKLQVGSKHNLINDKRFWFVNANGSSIFQKNIETFSPPESTTDRNLEEIKFSPSRALGDKTNFLEFLRRMNRTYVNVAGKYLKFEFSSTKFSNKYSRRDSVHYIDKDHVIQDPFKLVQYDVNTCEEGIVQRKVEIPNGDGGLPKKNATDWIVNEGLHNDCAFTFKDFCFIGKIREVSSGTFRKNVLVSVFFEQTAHRRNCYVDALATTFFVLNAGEPDIYDTVGNVAPHFIP from the coding sequence ATGAAGCAGAAGATTGATCAGGACTGGAATCCTGAACAGTTCAGCAGACTGAATACCATTGCGATCACAAACTCAATGAAGAGAGTGTTTGTTGACTTTGGTCTTGAACCACCTGCAAGTGGAGATCCAGAATCTGTGCTGAAGTTTCTTGAGATGTTACATGATCTTATCCTTCAAAAAGAATTTGGTGCCACTTTCTTAGTAGCCGCGAATGAGATATTGGCCTCAATTGCAAGTGTATTTGAGAAACGCACTGGCTTAAGCATTGGCATGGAAACTACGAATACTCCGAGTACTCCAGCCCGTCTCATTAAGAGTCTAAGCACCTTAAGAGGCTTTATGGTGGATTCCCACTTCTTTATTGATGGCAGTGTTATAGTCAGGGATTTTTGTCTAATGAACGAGGACGACCTCCCAGTTATCTTTCGGGATTCTGCAGCAGATGTGGCTGAGCTCAAGCAAAAGGAAATAGGTGCAAAATCCATCGATAACATCGACAGAAACTCCATCTTTTGTGGGTATTTCAACATTCCAACAGTTGGGATGTTCAAGGCTGTTTTGACGAGAGTTCATTTCAACCTGCCGGATGAGATCATGGTGAAACTTCAAGTAGGCagcaaacacaaccttattAATGATAAAAGGTTTTGGTTTGTCAATGCAAATGGGTCAAGTATATTTCAAAAGAATATTGAGACTTTCAGTCCTCCTGAATCGACAACAGATAGGAATCTAGAAGAGATCAAATTCTCCCCTTCTCGAGCCTTGGGTGACAAGACCAACTTCCTTGAGTTTCTCCGTAGGATGAATCGAACTTACGTGAACGTAGCAGGGAAATATctcaaatttgagttttcttctaccaaattttcaaataaatattctCGTCGTGATTCTGTTCACTACATTGATAAGGATCATGTAATTCAAGATCCTTTTAAGTTGGTGCAATATGATGTGAATACATGTGAAGAAGGTATCGTACAACGAAAAGTTGAAATACCTAATGGAGATGGAGgtctgccaaaaaaaaatgctacgGATTGGATTGTAAATGAAGGTCTGCATAACGATTGTGCTTTCACATTCaaagatttttgttttattgggAAAATAAGGGAAGTCTCCTCTGGTACTTTTCGCAAGAATGTTTTGGTCAGCGTCTTCTTCGAACAAACCGCACACAGGCGGAATTGTTATGTTGATGCTCTAGCAAcaactttctttgttttaaatGCAGGGGAACCAGACATATATGACACTGTTGGTAATGTGGCTCCGCACTTTATTCCTTAG